One segment of candidate division KSB1 bacterium DNA contains the following:
- a CDS encoding ABC transporter ATP-binding protein encodes MSEMIMISNPVLEVKNLSKSFTSGQRTLTVLHHVSFTLAAGATCAIVGPSGSGKTTLLGLCAGLDRPSSGSVRLHGIALDGLEEDERAAVRRDYVGFVFQSFRLLPTLTALENVMVPLELRGEKNVRPAAADWLARVGLADRMNHYPAQLSGGEQQRVALARAFSNHPKILFADEPTGNLDADTSARVISLLFDLNHEAGTTLVLVTHNLELARRTQRILRLHGGAVISDERADGQYKARVGAHASE; translated from the coding sequence ATGTCAGAAATGATCATGATTTCGAATCCGGTGTTGGAGGTGAAAAATCTGAGCAAATCTTTCACCAGTGGCCAGCGCACGCTGACAGTGTTGCATCACGTTTCGTTCACGCTGGCGGCAGGGGCGACCTGCGCGATCGTCGGCCCCTCGGGCAGCGGCAAGACCACCCTGCTGGGGTTGTGTGCCGGCTTGGACCGTCCCAGCTCTGGCAGCGTGCGCTTGCACGGCATTGCGCTCGATGGTCTCGAGGAAGATGAGCGCGCGGCCGTGCGCCGCGACTATGTCGGCTTCGTGTTCCAAAGCTTCCGGCTGCTGCCCACCCTCACCGCGCTGGAGAACGTGATGGTGCCGCTCGAACTGCGCGGCGAAAAGAATGTGCGGCCGGCGGCCGCGGATTGGCTGGCGCGCGTGGGGCTGGCCGACCGCATGAATCACTACCCGGCGCAACTCTCTGGCGGCGAACAGCAGCGCGTGGCCCTGGCGCGCGCCTTCAGCAATCACCCGAAAATTTTGTTTGCCGACGAACCCACCGGCAACCTCGACGCCGACACCAGCGCGCGCGTCATTTCCCTGCTCTTCGACTTGAACCACGAGGCCGGCACCACACTGGTGTTGGTGACCCACAATCTCGAGCTGGCGCGCCGCACGCAGCGCATATTGCGCTTGCATGGGGGCGCGGTGATTTCCGACGAACGCGCGGATGGCCAATATAAGGCAAGGGTGGGCGCACATGCAAGCGAGTAA
- a CDS encoding arylesterase yields the protein MTTAGQTMQPAQTAAAPRTILVLGNSLAAGFGLDPELAFPALLQQKIDSLGWNFKVINAGVSGETSSGGLRRIDWLLQRRVDVLLLELGANDGLRGIPLMLTKQNLQAIIDRVRQKNPDVKVVIAGMLVPPNLGAEYSRTFRALFPELAKKNGAQLVPFLLEGVGGVPELNLPDGIHPTAAGHRIVAQNVWKVLRPVLQSLNTGLR from the coding sequence ATGACAACCGCGGGACAAACCATGCAGCCCGCTCAAACCGCGGCCGCGCCCCGGACAATTCTCGTTCTCGGCAACAGCCTGGCGGCCGGCTTCGGCCTCGATCCCGAACTGGCCTTCCCGGCGCTGCTGCAACAGAAGATCGATTCGCTGGGCTGGAATTTCAAAGTGATAAATGCCGGGGTGAGCGGCGAAACTTCCTCCGGCGGCTTGCGGCGCATCGACTGGCTGTTGCAGCGCAGGGTCGATGTCCTGCTGCTCGAATTGGGCGCCAACGACGGCTTGCGCGGCATCCCGCTCATGCTCACCAAACAGAATCTGCAGGCGATCATCGATCGCGTGCGGCAGAAAAACCCCGATGTGAAAGTCGTGATCGCCGGCATGCTGGTGCCGCCCAATCTGGGCGCGGAATACAGCCGCACCTTTCGCGCCTTGTTTCCCGAGTTGGCGAAAAAAAACGGTGCCCAACTTGTGCCGTTTCTGCTCGAAGGCGTGGGGGGTGTGCCGGAGTTGAATTTGCCGGATGGCATTCACCCCACGGCTGCCGGCCACCGCATTGTGGCGCAAAATGTCTGGAAAGTGTTGCGGCCGGTGTTGCAGTCTTTGAATACCGGACTGAGGTAG
- a CDS encoding NAD(P)-binding domain-containing protein: MSAWQAVTAVNWPARLRAALVNILHSGSGMQERPLLDKHHESNIAGLYVVGDLAGAPVIKYAMAQGYEVIEHIAALPQAIGGSDPGLYDVIVIGAGAAGLNAALQAAERGMRYLLLEKEKIANTIENFPEGKYVYAEPDSQPPKGKLWLDGATKEDLIRRWHEIIAHNRLNVHTEEGVTGLEKRDGIFWVKTAKAVYRSKRVVLATGQRGNPRRLKVPGEEQEHVYHRLYSPRHYQNENLLVVGGGNSAVEAAITLSEQNKVYLSYRRGRFERIFKDNERQLEQAIAAGRIEPILHSQVKEFGAHEATLIIEEDGRRETRRVPFDHAFVLIGAEVPRQFLKSLGLKMENEWEGSLARAVLLTLAGFLGLAVFGASLGGQVQVPGVNLSALPGWSGALLWALSLGSLIFFGARGDRFAWLGLSFFVWYTVYGAKVGKGEEFWPFQNWGYEFLSFFNRPWSFWYTVLYTALMTFFGLQALKRWGLDHKDKFQIWRYVSLLSFQWIFFFLIPEFLFQLAVKYQWVGERLAGDPAFAGQAWRSYGLVYAWPLFFYTFFYNPHQVWVVWGVLLTFVIIPIFVLFHGKRYCSWICGCGGLAETFGDRWRHLAPKGRTSIHWEWMNLAVLIFAALVTVLMLLKDVYSALRGTAELGISLYRIYADVWLVGILPVTLYPFLGGKIWCRYWCPLAKLMHLQSALFSRLKLSRFKILANDKCIGCYECSRNCQVGIDVMSYALKQQVLDNATSSCIGCGICVTVCPMDTLSFRGENGHAPVLPVKLTYPRRQGTA; the protein is encoded by the coding sequence ATGTCAGCCTGGCAAGCGGTAACCGCGGTCAACTGGCCTGCACGCCTGCGCGCAGCCCTGGTCAACATCCTGCATTCCGGCAGCGGCATGCAGGAGCGGCCACTGCTTGACAAGCACCATGAGAGCAATATTGCCGGCCTTTATGTTGTTGGTGACCTGGCCGGTGCCCCGGTCATCAAATACGCCATGGCGCAGGGCTACGAGGTGATCGAACACATTGCTGCGTTGCCGCAGGCGATCGGCGGCAGCGATCCCGGGTTGTATGATGTGATCGTCATCGGCGCGGGTGCCGCCGGCCTGAATGCCGCCCTGCAGGCGGCGGAGCGCGGCATGCGCTATCTCCTGCTGGAGAAGGAGAAGATTGCCAACACCATCGAGAATTTTCCGGAGGGCAAATACGTCTATGCCGAGCCGGACAGCCAGCCTCCCAAGGGCAAGCTCTGGCTGGACGGCGCGACCAAGGAGGATTTGATCCGGCGCTGGCATGAAATCATCGCACACAACCGGCTCAATGTGCATACCGAGGAGGGTGTGACCGGTTTGGAGAAGCGCGACGGCATCTTCTGGGTGAAGACCGCCAAAGCTGTTTACCGCAGCAAGCGCGTCGTGCTCGCCACCGGGCAGCGCGGCAATCCGCGCAGGCTCAAGGTGCCGGGGGAGGAGCAGGAACATGTCTATCACCGTCTTTATTCGCCACGGCATTACCAGAACGAAAACCTCCTGGTGGTGGGCGGAGGCAACAGCGCGGTGGAGGCAGCGATCACCCTCAGCGAGCAAAATAAAGTCTATCTCTCCTATCGGCGCGGCCGGTTCGAGCGTATTTTCAAGGACAACGAGCGGCAGCTCGAGCAGGCGATTGCGGCGGGTCGCATTGAGCCGATTCTGCATTCCCAGGTGAAGGAATTTGGCGCACACGAGGCGACACTGATCATCGAAGAGGATGGCCGGCGCGAGACGCGCCGGGTTCCTTTTGATCATGCCTTTGTGCTCATCGGCGCCGAGGTGCCGCGTCAGTTTCTCAAATCGCTCGGCCTCAAGATGGAAAATGAATGGGAGGGCAGCCTGGCGCGCGCGGTTCTGCTCACCCTCGCCGGCTTTCTCGGTCTGGCGGTTTTCGGCGCCAGCCTGGGCGGCCAGGTGCAGGTGCCGGGCGTGAATTTGTCCGCGCTGCCGGGATGGAGCGGTGCCTTGTTGTGGGCACTCAGTCTCGGCAGCCTGATCTTTTTCGGTGCGCGCGGTGATCGTTTTGCCTGGCTGGGTCTGTCCTTTTTCGTGTGGTACACCGTCTACGGCGCCAAAGTCGGCAAGGGGGAGGAATTCTGGCCGTTCCAAAACTGGGGCTACGAATTTCTCTCCTTTTTTAACCGGCCCTGGTCATTCTGGTATACCGTGCTGTATACCGCGCTGATGACCTTCTTTGGGCTGCAAGCTTTGAAACGCTGGGGCCTCGACCACAAGGACAAATTTCAAATCTGGCGCTATGTCAGCCTGCTCAGCTTTCAGTGGATCTTCTTTTTTCTGATTCCCGAGTTTCTCTTTCAACTGGCGGTGAAGTATCAGTGGGTGGGGGAGAGGCTGGCGGGCGATCCCGCCTTTGCCGGGCAGGCCTGGCGCAGCTATGGCCTGGTCTACGCCTGGCCGCTGTTCTTCTATACCTTTTTTTACAACCCGCATCAGGTTTGGGTGGTGTGGGGCGTGCTGCTCACTTTTGTGATCATTCCGATCTTCGTGCTGTTTCACGGCAAGCGTTATTGCTCGTGGATTTGCGGCTGCGGCGGGCTGGCGGAGACGTTCGGCGACCGCTGGCGTCATCTCGCGCCCAAGGGCAGGACGTCGATCCACTGGGAGTGGATGAATCTGGCCGTGCTCATTTTCGCGGCCCTGGTCACGGTGTTGATGCTGCTCAAGGATGTTTACAGCGCGCTGCGTGGCACTGCGGAACTGGGCATCAGTCTCTATCGCATCTACGCCGATGTCTGGCTGGTCGGCATCTTGCCGGTGACGCTCTATCCCTTTCTCGGCGGCAAGATTTGGTGCCGCTATTGGTGCCCGCTGGCCAAGCTCATGCACTTGCAATCCGCGCTGTTCAGCCGGCTGAAGCTCAGCCGCTTCAAAATCCTCGCCAATGACAAGTGCATCGGCTGCTACGAATGTTCGCGCAACTGCCAGGTCGGCATCGATGTGATGAGCTACGCGCTCAAGCAGCAGGTGTTGGACAATGCCACCAGCTCCTGCATCGGCTGCGGCATCTGCGTGACCGTCTGTCCGATGGATACGCTGAGTTTTCGCGGGGAGAATGGCCATGCCCCCGTGCTGCCGGTGAAACTCACCTACCCGCGCAGGCAGGGGACGGCGTGA
- a CDS encoding aminotransferase class I/II-fold pyridoxal phosphate-dependent enzyme, with amino-acid sequence MPHTFRDIETKAVHAGEPAPRIAGAVSMPIFQTAMFEYDGEETGYHDLRYIRLNNTPNHLAVQHKLAALENAEAALVTASGMAAISTTLLALLASGDHLLAQSNLYGGTHDFITRDLPALGITYDFIDGNDPGSWAGKLRPTTRVLYVEAMSNPLLQVADLRAAVTFANAHGLVSVIDNTFASPYNFRPAEWGFDLSLHSGTKYLNGHSDIVAGAVIGRTGLVENVRLKLNHLGGALDPHACFLLQRGIATLAVRMKQHNESALQLARFLSGHPAVARVNYPGLESHPQHHLAREFFNGYSGMLSFELKEGLAAARRFIARTQIPIKAPSLGGIHTLITRPATTSHAGMSPEERLQLGITDSLIRVSVGIESTDELLADFDQALRP; translated from the coding sequence ATGCCCCATACTTTCCGTGACATCGAGACCAAAGCGGTTCATGCCGGCGAGCCGGCGCCGCGCATCGCCGGCGCGGTCAGCATGCCGATTTTTCAAACGGCGATGTTCGAGTACGACGGCGAAGAGACCGGCTATCATGACCTGCGCTACATCCGCTTGAACAACACGCCCAACCACCTGGCGGTGCAGCACAAGCTGGCCGCGCTGGAGAATGCGGAAGCGGCGCTGGTCACGGCCAGCGGCATGGCCGCCATTTCCACCACGCTGCTTGCCCTGCTGGCCAGCGGCGATCATTTGCTGGCGCAGAGCAATCTCTATGGAGGCACGCATGATTTCATCACCCGGGATCTCCCGGCGCTGGGCATCACCTATGATTTCATTGACGGGAATGATCCCGGGAGTTGGGCGGGCAAACTGCGACCCACCACCCGCGTGCTTTATGTGGAGGCCATGTCCAACCCGCTGCTGCAAGTGGCGGATTTGCGCGCGGCGGTGACTTTTGCGAATGCCCACGGCCTGGTTTCAGTCATCGACAACACCTTTGCCAGCCCCTACAATTTTCGGCCGGCAGAATGGGGATTTGATCTTTCGCTGCACAGCGGCACCAAATACCTCAACGGCCACTCCGACATTGTGGCGGGTGCGGTGATCGGACGGACCGGCCTGGTGGAGAATGTGCGCCTCAAGCTCAATCATCTCGGCGGCGCGCTGGATCCGCACGCCTGCTTCCTGCTGCAGCGCGGCATTGCCACGCTGGCGGTGCGCATGAAACAGCATAATGAAAGCGCCCTGCAACTCGCCCGCTTTCTGAGCGGGCATCCCGCCGTCGCCCGTGTGAACTATCCGGGTCTGGAAAGTCATCCGCAACACCATCTCGCGCGCGAATTTTTCAATGGCTACAGCGGCATGCTGAGTTTCGAACTGAAAGAGGGGTTGGCTGCCGCCCGGCGCTTCATCGCACGCACGCAGATTCCCATCAAAGCGCCGAGTTTGGGCGGCATTCACACCCTGATCACCCGGCCGGCCACCACCTCGCATGCCGGCATGTCCCCCGAGGAACGGCTGCAGTTGGGCATCACCGACAGCCTGATTCGTGTCTCGGTTGGAATTGAATCGACTGACGAATTGCTTGCCGATTTTGATCAGGCGCTGCGGCCGTGA
- the serA gene encoding phosphoglycerate dehydrogenase, with translation MHRVKHLLKSLPKTSFPKNKIRVLLLENIHPAALARFEAETYQIESLPGSLDEETLCRKIESVHLLGIRSKTQVSARVLQHARRLWAIGCFCIGTNQVDLVQARRQGVAVFNAPYSNTRSVAELVIGEIIMLLRRIFPKNQAAHNQVWDKSSAGCFEVRGKTLGIIGYGHIGSQVSILAEALGMEVIYYDIAERLPLGNAKPVPSLVDLLHRADVVTLHVPEDETTINMISAAQLRLMKPGSYLLNLSRGRNVNLADLRQALLAGHLAGAAIDVFPNEPQSNQEKFVSGLQGLPNVILTPHIGGSTQESQEDIGRKTSEKLVTYMNTGATIGSVNFPEVQLPVQGERHRVLHIHKNVPGVISTFSQEFARLGINIESQILKTEEDIGYLVTDVDRLVDRQIVEDLKKMEVTIKVRVLY, from the coding sequence ATGCATCGCGTCAAACATCTGCTGAAAAGTCTGCCCAAGACTTCCTTCCCCAAAAACAAGATCCGGGTGTTGCTGCTGGAAAACATTCACCCCGCGGCCCTGGCGCGTTTCGAGGCGGAAACCTACCAGATCGAATCCCTGCCCGGCTCGCTCGACGAAGAAACCCTGTGCCGCAAGATCGAGTCCGTGCACCTGCTCGGCATTCGTTCCAAGACGCAGGTGAGCGCCAGGGTGCTGCAGCACGCACGGCGCTTGTGGGCGATCGGCTGTTTTTGCATCGGCACCAACCAGGTGGATCTGGTGCAGGCGCGGCGGCAGGGCGTGGCGGTTTTCAATGCGCCCTACAGCAACACCCGCAGTGTGGCAGAGCTGGTGATCGGCGAGATCATCATGCTGCTGCGCCGCATCTTTCCCAAGAATCAGGCGGCGCACAATCAGGTTTGGGACAAAAGCAGCGCCGGCTGCTTCGAAGTGCGCGGCAAGACGCTGGGCATCATCGGCTACGGCCACATCGGCTCGCAGGTCTCCATCCTGGCGGAGGCGCTGGGCATGGAGGTGATTTACTATGACATCGCCGAACGGCTGCCGCTCGGCAACGCCAAGCCGGTGCCTTCCCTGGTCGATTTGCTGCACCGCGCCGATGTGGTGACGCTGCATGTGCCGGAGGATGAAACCACCATCAACATGATCAGCGCGGCGCAACTGCGGCTGATGAAGCCGGGCAGCTATCTGCTCAATCTCAGCCGCGGCCGCAATGTCAATCTCGCGGATCTGCGCCAGGCGCTGCTCGCGGGCCATTTGGCGGGCGCCGCCATCGATGTTTTTCCAAACGAACCGCAGTCCAATCAGGAAAAATTCGTCAGCGGGCTGCAGGGCCTGCCCAACGTCATTCTCACCCCGCACATCGGCGGCAGCACGCAGGAATCACAGGAGGACATCGGCAGGAAAACCAGCGAGAAGCTCGTCACCTACATGAACACCGGCGCCACCATTGGCAGCGTCAATTTCCCCGAGGTGCAGTTGCCGGTGCAGGGCGAACGCCATCGCGTGCTGCACATCCACAAAAACGTGCCCGGCGTGATTTCGACGTTCAGCCAGGAATTTGCCCGCCTCGGCATCAACATCGAAAGCCAGATTCTCAAAACCGAGGAGGATATCGGCTATCTTGTCACCGATGTCGATCGCCTGGTGGACCGCCAGATCGTGGAAGATTTGAAAAAGATGGAAGTGACGATCAAGGTGAGAGTGTTGTATTAG
- a CDS encoding EamA family transporter — MSDIHAPARWKIWTAFSAVYFLWGSTYLAMRFAITSLPPFLMAATRFLTAGAALYLWERGRGTPGPDRRLWKVTAISGTLLLFTGNGGVVWAVQYVPSGLTAVLVAMVPLWIVVLMWVWQKRGQPDGRTLLGIFIGMAGIAVLVGPERLLGSGAVDPAGMVVLILASLSWAAGSLYSTHRHLKAPPLLATGMQMLCGGFLLLVLGLLAGEGQKFSLEQVSLQSLLALIYLIVFGSLIGFTAYLWLLRVTTPAHASTYAFVNPLIAVILGWAIGGESLTARTLVATLLIVTAVIAIVLNRPPMSLPKPASGAEVPSPSPPPARPEPQKICTEAC, encoded by the coding sequence ATGTCAGACATTCATGCACCCGCCCGGTGGAAAATTTGGACGGCTTTTTCCGCGGTTTATTTCCTGTGGGGGTCAACCTATCTGGCCATGCGATTCGCCATCACCTCGCTGCCGCCATTTTTGATGGCGGCCACGCGTTTTCTCACCGCCGGTGCCGCGCTTTATCTCTGGGAAAGAGGACGGGGAACGCCCGGGCCCGACCGGCGCCTGTGGAAAGTCACCGCGATCAGCGGCACCCTGCTGTTGTTCACCGGCAATGGTGGCGTGGTGTGGGCGGTGCAATATGTGCCGAGCGGATTGACCGCCGTGCTGGTGGCCATGGTGCCGCTCTGGATCGTGGTGTTGATGTGGGTGTGGCAAAAACGCGGACAGCCGGATGGCCGCACGCTGCTGGGCATCTTCATCGGCATGGCCGGCATCGCGGTGCTGGTCGGCCCCGAGCGCTTGCTGGGCAGCGGCGCCGTTGATCCCGCAGGCATGGTGGTGTTGATTTTGGCCTCCCTCTCGTGGGCGGCGGGCTCGCTGTACTCCACCCACCGCCATCTCAAAGCCCCGCCCCTGCTCGCCACCGGCATGCAGATGTTGTGCGGTGGCTTCCTGTTGCTGGTGCTGGGCCTGCTCGCGGGAGAGGGACAGAAATTCAGCCTCGAACAGGTTTCGTTGCAATCCTTGCTCGCGCTGATTTATTTGATCGTCTTTGGCTCTCTCATCGGATTCACGGCCTATCTCTGGCTCCTGCGCGTGACCACGCCCGCGCACGCCTCGACTTATGCCTTCGTCAATCCCCTGATTGCGGTGATTCTGGGCTGGGCCATTGGTGGTGAGTCGTTGACTGCCCGCACCCTGGTTGCGACGCTGTTGATCGTCACGGCGGTAATCGCCATCGTCCTGAACCGGCCGCCCATGTCGTTGCCCAAGCCGGCCAGTGGCGCAGAAGTCCCCTCGCCCTCCCCGCCGCCGGCCCGGCCCGAACCACAGAAGATTTGCACCGAGGCCTGTTGA
- a CDS encoding zinc ribbon domain-containing protein: MTRLWRPFSLLLMTALVFSTAAAGNVALPVQALQGMAGDSSRQAVVARGQPGKPRTALFHNNQMQAHELAGRDISWGWLVLGFYVLSGLLFGGLSSYHALGRGRPPLPYFLLGFCLNLPGYILLLIRTPRGDQQIPPGLVKVPKTHVPLPCSHCGHPNHPAAKKCAACGSRLQPAVQSDLDRLQL, from the coding sequence ATGACCAGGCTTTGGCGCCCTTTTTCCCTCTTGCTCATGACTGCCCTGGTGTTCAGTACCGCGGCTGCCGGCAATGTTGCTCTGCCCGTGCAAGCGCTGCAGGGAATGGCCGGAGACTCCTCCCGCCAGGCCGTGGTCGCGAGGGGACAACCAGGCAAACCACGCACGGCACTGTTTCACAACAATCAGATGCAGGCACACGAGCTGGCAGGTCGCGACATAAGCTGGGGCTGGCTGGTGCTGGGGTTTTATGTGTTGAGCGGCCTGCTCTTCGGCGGCTTGAGCAGTTACCACGCGCTCGGCAGAGGCCGGCCACCCTTGCCGTATTTTCTGCTGGGGTTCTGCCTGAACCTGCCGGGATACATTCTGCTATTGATCCGCACGCCGCGAGGGGATCAGCAAATTCCACCGGGACTGGTGAAAGTGCCGAAGACGCATGTCCCGCTTCCGTGCAGCCATTGCGGCCATCCCAACCATCCCGCGGCGAAAAAATGCGCTGCTTGTGGCAGCCGCCTGCAGCCGGCAGTGCAATCCGATCTTGACCGTTTGCAACTTTAG
- a CDS encoding dipeptidase, which produces MNKFEMLLGLCLCFSVVSVHAADETKVRQRARRLAQKFIIVDTHVDVPYRLREKYEDISGRTQGGNFDYMRARQGGLNAAFMSIYIPSPYEAKGLATALADSLIDMVEGFERRWPDKFAIARSVAEVRAHFKKGLLALPMGMENGAPIAGKLENLRHFWSRGIRYITLTHAKSNHICDSSYDPNRPWQGLSPFGREVVAEMNRLGIMIDISHVSDSTFYQVLRLTRAPVIASHSSCRHFTPGWERNMDDDMIRALARNGGVIQIAFGSSFVNGAYQKAEEGLWRFIEEHKIDPGSEEGRARIRQYREQNPRPPVTIADIVANIDHVVKLVGVDHVGFGSDFDGVGDSLPEGMTSVADYPNLIFELLRLGYSEKDIAKICSGNLLRVWSEVEKTAQRLQAGTF; this is translated from the coding sequence ATGAATAAATTCGAAATGCTGCTCGGGCTGTGCCTGTGTTTCTCCGTGGTTTCTGTCCACGCGGCTGACGAAACCAAAGTGCGGCAAAGGGCCCGGCGTCTCGCGCAAAAATTCATTATTGTCGACACCCATGTCGATGTGCCGTACCGTCTGCGCGAGAAATACGAGGACATTTCCGGCCGCACCCAGGGCGGCAATTTTGATTACATGCGCGCCAGGCAGGGCGGCCTCAATGCGGCTTTCATGTCCATTTATATTCCTTCGCCCTATGAGGCGAAAGGCCTGGCCACGGCACTGGCGGACAGTCTCATCGACATGGTGGAAGGGTTCGAACGGCGCTGGCCCGACAAGTTTGCCATTGCCCGCTCGGTTGCGGAGGTGCGTGCCCATTTCAAAAAAGGGCTGCTCGCGCTGCCGATGGGCATGGAGAACGGCGCGCCGATAGCCGGCAAACTGGAAAACCTGCGGCATTTTTGGTCGCGCGGTATTCGTTACATCACACTCACGCATGCGAAGAGCAACCACATCTGTGATTCTTCTTATGATCCCAACCGCCCGTGGCAGGGGCTGAGCCCGTTTGGCCGGGAAGTGGTGGCGGAGATGAACCGGCTGGGGATCATGATCGATATTTCGCACGTCAGCGATTCAACGTTTTATCAGGTTTTGCGGCTCACGCGCGCGCCGGTGATTGCCTCGCATTCCTCCTGCCGCCATTTCACCCCCGGTTGGGAGCGCAACATGGATGATGACATGATCCGGGCGCTGGCGCGCAATGGCGGCGTGATCCAGATTGCGTTTGGTTCCTCCTTCGTGAATGGTGCCTATCAAAAGGCGGAGGAAGGCCTCTGGCGTTTCATCGAAGAACACAAGATCGATCCCGGCAGCGAGGAGGGCCGGGCGCGCATCCGGCAATATCGTGAACAAAATCCCCGGCCGCCGGTCACGATCGCGGACATCGTGGCCAACATCGATCATGTCGTGAAGCTGGTGGGCGTGGATCACGTCGGCTTCGGCTCGGATTTCGACGGTGTCGGCGATTCCCTGCCCGAGGGCATGACCAGCGTGGCCGATTATCCCAACCTGATTTTCGAACTGCTGCGCCTGGGCTATTCCGAAAAGGACATCGCGAAGATTTGTTCCGGCAATTTGTTGCGGGTGTGGTCGGAGGTCGAGAAAACCGCGCAGCGACTGCAAGCCGGAACGTTTTAG